In the genome of Budorcas taxicolor isolate Tak-1 chromosome 7, Takin1.1, whole genome shotgun sequence, the window TCCAACTTGGTGTAACATTTCTGAGTGTAGCGTGGTCAGactgtgcaggaggcagtggAGGTGCCCGGGCTGCCTGCCTGTCCTGGGCGACCCACAGTCCCCAAGAGGTTCTTGACAATGTGTGTTTATATTGTCCTTTTTACCGGAAGTCATACACATATGCCATCACTGTTGTATTTGAAGTGGTTGAGGAATCCTTGTATGCCGTTTTCTTTGGCTTCACGAAGCTGATTAAAAGACTGTCTGAATGAACCTCGCTTTGAGCATCTCCCTTTGATCGCACCACACGCGTCCTGCTGCCAGCTTGAGGCAGGCAGAGTAGAGCAGAGCTGGCAGCTAGAGGACTAGGGCTGCCATCCTGCCTGCAGCTCCTAGAGGAGGAAGGTAGAGCCAATGATGCTGGCTGGGCCCCTGTGACCACTGACTGCCCCCACTCACTTAGGCGAGCAGGTGGGTGACGGGAGTGGGCTCTCGGACTGCAGGGCAGCCCCGGGATTCTTCTGGCCATGGCAGCTGGAGGGCTTGATGGGCGGGCAGCCTAGCAGGGACAGTGGACATGGGGGCGCCCAACACTGACCCTGAGCCCCTTAATCTAGAATCAGGCCAGAGAGCAAGCGGATGCAGACAGTGTCCCTGGGTGACCACAGACTGACTGGCTCATTAGCTAGCTTTCCTGTTGCTTTACAAGTTCTGAGCATTCTCTGCTAGCCTATGGAAGCTGCAGCCCCTCGGAGGACAGAAGTGTTGTGCGCCCAACAGAACCCTCTGAGACGCAAGCCGCTCCCTGGGCTAGCTCATATGTGGAGATAGTCCTGTCACCGAGGTAACTCCTTTTGCTCGTCCGCATTCCTCTTCTCTCGGGCGCTCATATGAAAGTAAAGCCATATTACTCGGGGAATGTTCTTTGACTTTTTtgcttttctacttttttttcttttttctttttttttttaataaaaacaaggtGGAACCAAAGGTAGGCCCCTGCCATTTGCCCTTCCCCACCTGCAGCCAGGTGAGCAGCCTGGGCAGTTGAGCTTAACCAGTAGGTTCCACTGGCTAGTAGGATTGGAGACCACCAAACGCCCTGTCTTTTGGAATCTTTTGTTCATCAATTGACTGTCTTTTCTAGACCTCTTTAAGTCGCATTCCTAACTAGTTCTCTATGGTGTCTGCTGCTGCCATGACATTTTTCTGAGAGCTTGTGCTGTTTTCTAAGCAGCTCCGTCCCAAGTGGGTGGCTGGCTCTGCTTAAGAGTGGAAGGTAGCCTGGCCCATCTGAAAGGCTCAGGCCTgcccatggcggggcctcaggtTGGCCCCGATGACTAGCTTGAGACCCTCCCAGGAGCTGTGGATTGttctgggggaggcagggaggggagctcAGCTCTGCCAGGGGGTAAGGGCTAACACTCATTTGCTTTGGCAGGTTGAATGGAAGTCAGTGTGACCCGGAGGAAGTGTGGCCTGAGAACAGTGTTGACCTGGGGTCCCTATCCCAGGAGGGACCCTACCCAGGATCGAGCCAGAGGCACGGATGCCTGCCCTCGCAGCCCGTCGCCTGTAAGTGCTTCCTGGGGCGGGAGGCATGTGGCCCTTTGGCCCAGGCCCTTGCAGtgggttctcccctcctggcagTGTGATCCATTGGGGACAGCATCTTCGCCTCCTGTTGGAGTAGCCCTTGTGCTCCCCCCAATCCCTTCCTGTCTTTCCAGCAGATGTTTTACTGGCAAGGTTGGGGCACAGGGTTCAAGGTGTTCCAGGAGGACAGGCCTGTGGTGCTGGCACGGCGGTGTGTCCTCACCGGCGGTGTGTCCTCACCGGCGATGTGACAAGAAAGCGTGGAAGTCACATTTGAATAAAGGGATGGTGTGTCCACCCACAAATCTTGAGTCTCGTTTCGGGCGTGGTGTGGAGGGCGGACACTGATCCTGCATGGGGTGGTCCAGATGGAAGGGGCATGGTGGAGAGTCCACTAGAGAAAACCTTTTTCGGCCTCCATTCTgggcatgagctggaatcaaacCAGGAAGACCAGCTTGGCAGCTCATTGCTGCCTTGGGCAGTTCCCCTGGGACTGTTCTCTCAGGGTCTGAGAGGGTGTGGCCAGCCTGAGCAGAAGAGGAGGTAGTCCCTTGGGCCCCCCATCCCAGGGGGACAGGCACCTCTCCCAGAGCCCAGGCTGAGGTCTTGGCAGTGACCCTGGGCATTTTCATCTTTGCAGCCCATGAGGCTGACCTTGCTCCCAAGCTACTTGTTTTCTGCCCCGGTCTTGGGGTGCAGAACCTTAGGGTTGAGCCCTGGTTCCACTGCCTCGGGTTCTGGGCTGGTTATGTCAACTGCGAGCAGGGTGTGGCCCTGTAAGGTCCAGGTCACTGACTTAACCCCCGCTTCTCCCACGGGATGTGTTTGGTTTCTTctggtccccccacccccaaaggcAGGATGTTGTAGGTTCGGGGCCTGGATGTCTCCTCCACGGGAGGATCAGGCCCAGTGTGCTACAGCGCCGGTACACTGTAGCCCATGGCGAGTTGGGTGGGGAAGCAAGTGTTCCCAGGGCCCAGGTGGAAAGGAGGCCCGCCGGGTTCGGTCGCATCTGCCTCCGCATCAAAGTCCCTGACACTGGTGGGTGTTCCCGATAACTCGCCCCCGGCCCGCCGCGGTGCTCACGCTGCTGTCGGGGGACAGGGCTGAGGCTCACCCCTCGGGGGCAGGCTGAGCGAGGAGCCGGCGGGCTTGGGACGCGGGGAAACTTAGGGGCCCGGGTGAAGTGAGGTGAACGGCCGGGGGCGGGTTAGGCGTTTCCGGCTACGAGGCCACCCCCTGAATCCCATTGGCTGACACTGCCCCGCGCTATTGAATACAGTCCCTAAAAGGGGGCGGGGCGCAACTAGCGTTTCCGCCGGGCAATGGGGCCGCGCTTGCTGCCGCCGCGGCTCCTGCTGCTGTCGGCGCTCTTGCTGCCGCCACTGCTGTACGGAGCCGAGGACACGCCCCCGTCTCCACAGGCCACGCTGTCGctgtcgccgccgccgcccgtcGTGACGAACGGGAGCCAGCCGGGTGCACCGCACAACGACACACACCCGGGGCCACTGGGCTCGCCGGGCTCGCCGCTGCTGCGCTCGTTCTACGTGGTCACGGGCCTCATCGTCGTAGCCGCTCTCTACTTCCTCATCCGGGCATTCAGGTGCGTCAGGCgcacgccgccgccgccgcccgggcgCAGCCAATCCTCGCGCGCCTCGCGCCCCACGTGCTTTGGCGCTTGAAGCCCAGTGCGCCGGCGTCACGTGGGTGGGTGCGGCGAGAAAATCACGTGATGCGCTATTTTTCTGAAGTTTGAGTGCTGCTGCTATTTTCCAGAGGGAGCCACGGAGGCGGGAGGTTGTGGGTTGCGTAGGGCACCGGGAGTCTCTGGAATACTATGACCCTCCGCCAGCCTGGAGACGAGCGTCGCGGCCACCAATCCAATTTGCGTCTGCGAGCTGGGGCTGGCCGCATCGTTCGCTGTGGTTAACGCTCACAGCCCGGCAGACGCTCCCGTGCCAGACCGGAGCCTGCCCCTCCGCTTTGCTGCTCCTGTTCAGTCCAGGGCTGGCCATGCTCCCCCAAGAGTTGAGGACCCTGTTGCTTTTcccgcctgcaatacgggagacctgggttcgatccctgggttgggaagatcccctggagaagggaaaggcaacccactccggtactcttgcctggagaatcccttggacagaggagcctgtcaggctacagtccatggggtcgcaaagagtcagacacaactgaagcgacttcactttctttcactttggttTTCCCGAGGCATACCCCCTGCCTGGTGCAGGCCCTTTGCCCCCTCCTCGGGCCCCTGATCTTCACATTTGGCGTCCTCTCTGGGGTTGATCTAAGCACAGCTGGGGTTGATCTCCAGAGAGCCTGTGTCCCACAGAGCTGACCATGTTCAGGCGCTCTCAACGGGCATTTTCTGTCTTCCTCAAACACTGTTGTGGGTGCACAATGCTTGTCTCCATGTCAGTCAGTGCATGCTATATCCATCGCAGAGGCCTCATAGAGACCTCGcggtttccctggtggtggtcAGGAGCCAGAGCTTCTGTCTGAGACAGCTCTCCACTTGATGTTTCTGGCAAACCCTAATACTTTCTCTGAGACTCAGTCTTCTTATTTGTATAGTGGGATAAGAgcatccaccccaccccacccccgcccccaccaaggGTCCTAGCTCTGGGGCCTCCCAAGGGAGATGTCCACCTTTTGTTATTGACATAAGAGCAATTGATGATCGTTGTAACCATTGAGAGAAGAAATGCAATTAGGCCGGGAAAGTACACTGCAAGGCTTTGGGAATCATGCAGAGGAGGATTATGGGAAAAGGTGGGAAACTGGACAGGGGGTTAGCAGCTTCACGGAGAGGTCGTGAGAGAGTCACTGAGTGAGCCTGGGCCTGCTTTCAGATTGAAAAAGCCACAGCGGAGGAGATACGGGCTCCTGGCCAACACCGAGGAACCCACCGAGATGACCTCAATGGACAGTGACGAGGAGACAGTCTTTGAGACAAGGAACCTGAGATGGTAGGGTAGCACTCTACACACTTTCAGGGGCTCCTTgggtgggtgaggggtgggaTCAGCAGGAAGACAGTCAGGTGGACCGCCTGTGCCTGTGCTCAGTGTAGTCAGCACCCAGCAGCAGGGGTGGGCCTGGAGTGAGCACTGCTTTGCCGTCACAGGCTGCGTGGCTTTATCTGAGGCCCCTGTCTCACCGTTTCAGTTTCCCATTTCTTTAACATGGGAACCAGCTGCATGGCTGGAGTAGGTGAGCACTTCCTCTGCGCCTGACGGTGAAGGCCAAAATCAGTGTCAGAGATGGAGGATGCCTGCCAGGTGCTACCAAAGCTGGAGGATGGGTCTGAGACTGCCTCTCCACCGCCCAGCCCTAGAAGAGTGTCCCAGGCACAGGGAGCAGCAGACACAGAGAGAGGGCTGACAACTGAGGTGACCCAGGAGCTCTGGGCTCAGGGCCAGCGACTGCCTGAGCGGGATTGATGGCCCCTTTAACCCCAGCATGTTGCAGGCTCAGGCCCGGAAGCTTGGAGACTGTAGGACGATTCTGATTTtccagcccccctcccacccacggAGGGAGGCGTGGGTATGGTCCGCGAATCCCTCTGGTGTCTGCATTTCCTGGCTAGGGGACCTACCCCCTTTGCCCCCAGGTCGGGAGTTGGCAAGGCCtgcaggctgggggcgggggctggtaTGTTAGAGGGCTCAGCACTGAGCCTCAAACACAGCTGGGTGGGGGCAGAGCGGGGTGGGCTCACCCACATTTCTCACCACCTTCTACCCCTCCTTTTCAGATGTTTGGTTCAGGAAGGCAGCATTTCCAGTGGCCCTGGGAGAATGATAAAAGGCAGGGGCCCTCCCAGTGCTTGGAACACCCCGCCTGGACCAGACAGCATGTGTGGAGCCCTCCCAGCGCACTGGAAGCCAACTCAGCCCTCTCTGCAGACAGGACTGCCCAGGTTACCGGGTGGAAGCCAGAGGGGCAGCCCTACACAGGACTCTGAGGCCCCTGGCCATGATGTGACTTATACCAGTCACCCTCTCTGGTGGGAATGCGGCAGCCCTaggctgaggcctggaaggcggGCAGGCTGGGTGTCCTGTCTGGGGGCACCATTCTTCTGGGACGGGGACAATAAAGGCAGCAGTGCTTTTGTAGCCGGTACCCAACTCCACAGCGGGCCAGACCCAGCGCCCTGGCTCAcgggtggggcagggggcagcagaTCTGGGTCCATGTCAGCCTCATTCCTCCCACCTGTGACCATCTGGATCATCCCTAACTGTTCAGAGGGTCCCATGGGGAATCCCACAAAGAAGGGGTAGAGATGGAGGAGACCTGCCCTCACCTGCCTGGAAGAAGACCCTGCCACTAGTTACCTCTAGGTTTAGTAAAGGAGAACTCCTATTCTTCCACCAAACTGCTTAAGGGCTCCCCTTCCAGGTCAACTTCAGCCCAGGGCCCCTCAAGGGCAGTGTCCTCTGCCTCACCACACACTACTACTCCAGGGCCATTTCTCACAGAGCCCCAGGCTGCAGCATCCAGGTCTGGAGCCAGCCAAGGCTACCCGTGCCCACCCTGCCTCTCTCCTTTCAGCCTCCAGTGAAATCACTGGTGAACCTGATCCCCCATCCCAGGCAATCTGTGCTGGCACTCAGGCCCCTGTCCTGGCCTCCCGAGTCCCACGGGGACACTTGAATTCCACAGCATGTGGCTCAGTGCCCATCCTGGCCACCTCAGTCCCATATTTGGAACTTGACCCCCTTTCAGGCATCTGAGTCCCATTAGGGCAACTGATCCCCATTCTGGGCCCCTGAACCCCTTAGGGGTACCTCAGTCCCCATCCTGATCATCTCGGATTCATCCCGGCACCTGACCCCATGGGGGTGTTGCAGTCCCCATCTTGACCATCTGAGGCCCATACTGGTCACCTGAGTCCCACTGTGGTACCTTGGTTCCCATCTCTTGTGATGGGCTCGATGAATTCCTCTGTGGGCCTTGTTTCTAGGCAGAGTCTGGCTCTGGCCCATTCCACCCTGCACCCTATAAATTTGGTTGTGGAAAGTAGGACCAGTGTGGCTGGCCTGTAGCTCTGGCCCAGCCTGAGGTTACCCTCAGGCCACTGGCTGAAAGCATGGAGGCCACGTTAGAAGGAGCTGTCATCAAAGGGACCTGCCACCAGGTGGCAGCCTTGTGCTGCACAGTCTACCCAGGTGTGGCCTGAGCCAAActttttacaggtggggaaataGCTTCTGCTGGGGCCCTGTTTCTCACACCTCAACTCCATCTTGTTGCCATGTCCACCATGGGATGGTCTGAGCTTGCTGCCCACTCAAGCCTCGTCAGTCCCTCTGGCCAGTCTCCCTCAGACCTGCTGACCCTTCCCACCCAGCCTGAGCCTGGGTTCCTGAAGAAACACCATCTCTGTCACAGTCAGCTGgtcccccctccctccagccgGGGTCCTTTGCCTTGGCCCCCAGTTGACTTCCTTCTCTGTTGGCAATGTCTCCCATCATGCCCCAAGGCTGTTCACAATTCCTCTTCCCCTTCTGATGCACTACTGCcacctccaggaggtcttccctgaCTGCCCACTACCATTCTTTGGGAGAGCCCTGTACAGAGTTGCCAGCAGGTCCCCAGTAGCCAGGGAAGGTTGAGGAACTGAGGCCACAGTCCCAGGGAGGCACTGAGATGACATCCCCCAGCCCAACCCCCCTGCTCTCTCCCCACCTGTTCCTCCTGTGCGTCTTTCCACGCATCTCTGCTtttttgtctctgtgtctctgtctttaTTTGATTCTGAAGCGTTGCTCACCTCCCTATTGGTGACTCTCACCATCTGCACTGCCTCTCCCTCGGCCCCCCTCCGTTTCCGTCTGTCCCTCTCTGTCACTCGGGCTCTCTCTCTGCCTAACTCACTGGGACACGCTTTTAACAGGCACGCAGACACCGTCCATGCCCCCCCCCACCCTATGATCTGCGCCCCTTTCCCACAGCTCTGAGCGATTTCTCCAGCTTCAAAAGGCACATTAATTACTCTAATGAGGTCAGGAGAGACCCCACGCTCTGCCATCCGGAGCTGGGAACATACCACGTGCCCCCCCAGCCCCTTGCCTCCTGCCCGCCCCCCTCGGGTGAGAAGGGGAGCCCCGCCGGCTACCCGGCCCCTGTGCCTGTCAGCGCAGTCAGCGCGCGCACCCGCGCCCCCCCGCATTAGTGTCGAGTAATTGGCAGCCCCCGCCAAGGTTAATGCACTATTAACAGGAAGTTCTCGGCAGCTAAAAGCCGGGAGAGGGGCCTGTCAGCGCGAGATGAAAGGCCCTGGGGCCCGGCTGGCTGGAGGGACGTGTATGCGTGCGTGTACGTGTGCATGCCGGGTAGGGAGGCCTTCCAGCACCTTCCTCCACCGTGCACACTCAACGCACAGGCATAGGTATGACACACAGCGACGCATGCGGGATGCACACAAGGACACAAGCCCACTCTCGTGCACGGGTGTTGCCCTCAAGGCCCCTCCCACCACGTCCATCCCCTCCTCTCAGCTACCCGGGGAGTGCCCACTGTCACGCGGCAAACCAGCCCCTCGGCCCGTTGGGGCCACGTGGGAGTCTCTGGCTTTTGGGTGGCTCGCTGTGCGCAAGACACCCCGCCCCCAACTTCCTATCCCAATCTGGGGAATGGGGCCCGGTAGGGGCAGGAAGGCTGGACACCTTTGGCTCAGAAAGTGGGTAGCCAGTGGTCAAGGCCAGGCGTCTTTCCTggagaccaggctcctctgctggcTCTGATGTGGATCTCCCTTCAACGTGGCCCCAGCACCCAACAGGGCCACCTCCTGCTCACCTGGGGTCAGCAGGCAAGGGAGTTGTGCCCTCTGGAGATTCTGGGACCTCTCCCCTGATCCCCCGTTCTTCCAGTGGGACTCAgggtcttgcatctcctgctctcTGGGCTGTCTGAGCCGCTACCACCCTCCTGGCGGCCCTTCATGTCCAGGCGCCCACTGAGGCGTGGCTCCACCTACAGCTGTGTCGCCCTGTGGGCCATGTTTAGAGGTACCTTCACTGAAAGTAAGTGATGTCTAAAGCCCTGCTCCTTATCCTGCTGTCACAGGTTCTGTGCCCAGTACCCACATGGAGCTGCTGGTGGTGCCTGTGTTGGACCCAGTGGATCTGAAACTTGGCCATCCTTGTGGGAAGTTCTTTTGGACAGCAATAGTCTAGTTCCCAGACTGGCAGGTGGCCCTGGAAGGAGGGGTCTGTGTCCTGGGCCATGTGACTGGGATGGTTGACCGGGGgtagggaggaggtggggagggggggaggagaaaggaggggcATTGCAGGGGAGGTGCCTGGTTGTGGGGGTTACAGGGATGTTAGATGTGGGCTGAGGTTTCAGGGCCTGACTGGACACTGGACACAAGGGTGGGAATTTTAATTGATCAGCAAGAGAAAGGGACAGGTGTGTTTGTTTATTCTTAGTAACAGCCTGGGGAGCGCTCCTTGAGACCTCTCCCACATGTCAGCAGATGCCTGCTTCCCACTGTCCGTGGGGACACACACCACACCCGGCTCTGACCTGGGTCTGTGGAGCCCTAGACCTGCCAACgcccccaccctcccagcaccccttcctgcctcctgaaaaactcTTGAGCCAAAGCAGGTGATGTATTTGGTCCACTTTTTTCTGTAATGGGAAATTCTTCCCCGCATATTTTTAGCTTTCTCCAAGGCACTGCGGCCTTTGAAGGTTGAGGGTGCCCTAGACACTGATCCCCAGCCCTGGCAATTCTGCCGATGGGCTGGAGTGCCACAGGTCATGGGTGCTGGGTGGTGGGCACTGGACTTGGGATCAGTGGGCAGGTGATGGGGGGTGGGTGATGtgctgggggtggtgggcagTGGGTGAGCAGGGGTGGATGCTGGGTCAGGCTAGTGGGTGCTGGGCTGGGAATAGTGGGTAGTAGGTGATTGGTCACAGTTGTTAGGCAGTAGGCGGTGGGTGGTGGACCAGAGCTGATGCGCACAGGCTTGGGGCAGGTCTGGGCCTGGGTTAGTTGAGACCCTCCCAGAGTCTGAGGCAGACCTTCAAGCCTAGGGGTGCAGACCACTGAACAGGGACAGACCCCCATAAAAGACCCTGTCCTGGGTCTGAAGCTGAGGCCGACAGTCAGCTCTCAGTGACCCCTGTCCCTGAGTGAGCCTTGAACTAAGATTGACCCCTGTCCCCAGAGTGAGCCTGACCTCTGACCCTTGACTCCATGACCCCTGACCTCAGCTGACCTCCTGATGGCTGGTCTGGAGGCCAGGATGGCCACGCACTCTGGAAGGGGACAGAGCCTCCTGGGCACCCACAGCGGTCCCCACCAGGCAGGGGTCCCCAAGGGCAGCTGGGCAGCTGCGCCTGCAGCCCTGTCCCTGCCTCGCCTGGGGCCAGGCTGTGgagctgccctgccctcccctccccgggcCCCATCCTCTGGGAGCGGCCAGCGGGCACAGGGAGGTTGAATGGGGGACGTGCGCTTTGTTCCTGTCCCCGCTTGGGCTCTGACCTTGAGAGAGAGACGAGAACAGAAGGAAAACGGAGCTTCTGCTCAAATCCTCTCAGCAGCGGCGGCGGCTCCCGCCTCAGTGGCCCCTGCATGCAAATGAGTCGACCCATCCCGGCCTCAGCCAGGGCATCCCCTTGCCCTCTGCCCTTCCGACACCCCCACCTCTGTAGGTCCAAGTCGTGCTGGGTGTGACAGAGGAGACCACCCACCCATGAGGTCTCATGACATGGGAGGGGGCTCTTGTCCCAGGGCAGTGACagcttccaggctcccctgtggcAGCCAGGCCTGTCCCCCTGTGCTCATGGCCCCTGTCCCTGAGCTTGGGCCCCACGCCTCCCTGAGTGGCCACCCCATCACTCCCCATAGAGCCAGACCAGCCAGCCTGGGTCAAGCCTGGCCTATGTGGCTGGAGCCCCAGACTCAGGCTCCAGTGGTCAGACGGACTGTTCCAGGTGAGCCTGGGCCAGTTCTGGTCCTCTTTCAGCCTCTGGGCCTGCCCTGGCCATGGCcggggatgggaggtgggggcatGTTCCTACCTTCCTGTGTGGAGCCCTCTAGGCCAGGCCTGGGACTTCAAACTCCGGCAGCTACAGTCAATGGACAAGTTCCAGAAGCCAGAACACCCCAAACAGATGGGCAGAGTTCCCTGGAAGGCAGAGGACAGACAACCTTGCAGGCGGGGCTGGGGTTGAGGAGGGCTGAAACACGGGGAGGACAGGCCTTGAAGGAAGAACTGAAATTtaacaggaggaaaggggaaggcCTCCCAGGGAGTGGCCTGAGCAAAGAGGGGTAAGTTCCGGAAGAGAATGCTCAGGGAACATCTGGCACGTGCCCACAGCACATCCGAAATGCATTTACGATCCCCACCTGGCTGTGGTGAAGCTCTGTCCGCTCGAGTGAGTTTTCTGCAAGGAGTTCTGATAATCCCTCACGCATGACCTTTCAGCTCTAGGCTTCCAGACTGTGCCAGGCCAGGCCTGGAAGAGAGAAACAAGTCCAGAGAGGTAGAACCTGGCGGGGCACTGCTGACACTTTACAGCCAGCACTTGGTTGACAGTGTACCTTCACAAACTCAGAGTCTGGTGAGGGAGAATAAGAGCAGAAATGAACAGGACCCCAGTTCCTGGCCCACAGTCAGCTTCCTCGCAACCAACTTGTTCCCCACACCCAGGAGTGATCACTTTGAGTGCCCCAAATGGGTCAAGCACTCTAGCCCTCTGCTCCACCCTCTTGCCAGACACCCTTCCTGCCCTTTGCCCTGGTCAGACTCTCTGTCCTCCCACCTCCTGCTGGCCTGGACCCCAGTCTGGGCTGCTGGGTGTACTGGGCACCCACCTGCTATCCCTGGTACCCTTCGTGGCTGAGGTCaggatttctgtttcctttcctagATGAGGAGACAGACTCCGTGAGAACTGACCACCCCGGTGAGGGGGGTGGGTCCTGGGGGACCTGCAGGGAGGCAGCAGCAGCCGCTGACTTCCCATTTTGGGCAGTGAGACTGCAAAACCCTTCACCAGGCTGGACAGGGTGGCTCGGTGTTGGGGGAGGCTGGGTTAGGATTCTGGGGTCCGGGTTTGAGTGTGGGAGGGCACAGGGCGGTGAGCCATTTCTGGGTCTCCTGTTGCCTTTGCCGGGTTAACTCTGCAGACCAGATTGCTGGCTTGAATGGGAGGTGGTGGAGAACAACTCGGCGACCCTGGGTTCGGCCCCCATGATGACGAAGGTGCACTCAGAGCCCCACAGAGTTGGGGTGACAGGCGGCAGGACCTGGGGCAGAGGGTGCAAGCAGCCCGACCGGGGGAGGCCTCCCGGACGGTCTGGGCGGGGCAGGGGGATGGGGAGGTCGGGGCGCGGTTGGGACTGCAGCCCCCCGCCCAAGCCCCGCGTGGCCGGGGCACGGCAGGAGGGGGCGCCCGCGGCCCTCCCGGCGTTCGGGCGGGACAAAGGCCGGAGCCCCGGCCCCTCCCCGGCGGGTGCGGTGGTGACGGCCCGCGCTCTTAGTGTCTGAGCGGCCGGGCCGGCGCCCGGGGCGACCCCGgcgccccgcccgccgccgcctgACTTCTCGGCGCCCGAGGTCGCGCGCGCTCAGGCAGGGGCGGCCGGGGATCTCCAAGCGCCGGCGCGCCCTCCTcccgcccgccccgcgcccgcccgcTCGGCGGCGGAGGAGGAGGCGGAGACGGCTGGCAGGCGGCGGCCAGGCGAGCGCGGCGGCCGGACCGGGGCCATGGCGCCCGCGCAGCGcccgctgctgccgctgctgctactgctgctgccgctgccgccgccgccctTCGCGCACGGCGAGGACGCCGCCCGCGCCAACTCGGACCGCTACGCCGTCTACTGGAACCGCAGCAACCCCAGGTGAGCGCGGCCGCGGGCGG includes:
- the CIRBP gene encoding cold-inducible RNA-binding protein isoform X1, whose amino-acid sequence is MASDEGKLFVGGLSFDTNEQSLEQVFSKYGQISEVVVVKDRETQRSRGFGFVTFENIDDAKDAMMAMNGKSVDGRQIRVDQAGKSSDNRSRGYRGGSAGGRGFFRGGRGRGRGFSRGGGDRGYGGSRFESRSGGYGGSRDYYSSRSQGGGYDRSSGGSYRDSYDSYAYGSCSPSEDRSVVRPTEPSETQAAPWASSYVEIVLSPRLNGSQCDPEEVWPENSVDLGSLSQEGPYPGSSQRHGCLPSQPVACHAVAVAAAARRDEREPAGCTAQRHTPGATGLAGLAAAALVLRGHGPHRRSRSLLPHPGIQIEKATAEEIRAPGQHRGTHRDDLNGQ